A stretch of the Arachis stenosperma cultivar V10309 chromosome 6, arast.V10309.gnm1.PFL2, whole genome shotgun sequence genome encodes the following:
- the LOC130935208 gene encoding B2 protein has translation MEGMHSFWQLGDELRGHSKSSEDHKWLMVASKLAEQTRSKGERVNNLDLSKGPIEPKPRDKFGFQEENKFDTLNLSMLNLDPKVTENVSKSSLRNSAYNINAVYHKSNANLVGNLNSNKYSANIPHNKESNNNSNINNNENNNSNAADKRFKTLPAAETLPRNEVLGGYIFVCNNDTMQEDLKRQLFGLPPRYRDSVRAITPGLPLFLYNYTTHQLHGIFEAASFGGSNIDPTAWEDKKCKGESRFPAQVRIRVRKVCKALEEDAFRPVLHHYDGPKFRLELSVPETLDLMDLCEQAGSAA, from the exons ATGGAGGGCATGCATAGCTTCTGGCAATTGGGTGATGAACTTCGTGGTCACTCAAAGTCATCTGAGGATCACAAATGGTTGATGGTTGCTTCTAAATTGGCTGAGCAGACAAGATCAAAGGGAGAACGAGTGAATAACTTAGATCTCTCAAAGGGCCCTATTGAACCAAAGCCAAGAGATAAATTTGGGTTCCAGGAGGAGAACAAGTTTGACACACTTAACTTAAGCATGCTAAATCTGGACCCGAAAGTTACTGAAAATGTGAGCAAAAGCTCGCTACGGAACAGTGCTTACAATATTAATGCTGTGTACCACAAAAGCAATGCAAACTTGGTGGGAAACTTGAACAGCAACAAGTATAGTGCTAATATTCCGCACAACAAAGAGTCCAACAATAACAGCAATATCAATAACAATGAAAACAACAATTCAAATGCAGCTGACAAAAGGTTTAAGACCCTACCTGCAGCAGAGACACTCCCACGGAATGAAGTGCTTGGGGGATACATCTTTGTCTGTAATAATGACACAATGCAGGAAGACCTCAAACGTCAGCTATTTG GTTTGCCTCCAAGATATCGAGATTCTGTTCGGGCCATAACACCAGGATTACCTCTTTTTCTGTATAACTATACTACTCACCAACTGCATGGCATTTTTGAG GCAGCAAGTTTTGGTGGCTCTAACATAGATCCAACTGCATGGGAGGACAAAAAGTGCAAAGGCGAGTCAAGGTTCCCAGCTCAG GTGAGAATCCGTGTCAGGAAAGTCTGTAAGGCATTGGAGGAAGACGCATTCAGGCCAGTGTTGCATCACTATGATGGTCCAAAGTTTCGTCTTGAGCTGTCAGTTCCAGAG ACtctggatttgatggatctaTGTGAACAAGCTGGTTCGGCTGCATAA